Proteins from a single region of Leuconostoc gasicomitatum LMG 18811:
- a CDS encoding amino acid permease — protein sequence MAEKQNRELNRDLSSHQMQMIALGGTIGVGLFMGSASTIQWTGVSVILAYALAGFVLYLVMRALGEMLYVDPSVGSFANYATKYIHPLAGYLTVWANVFQWLTVGISETIAVGLYLDFWFPGIPSWVTGVVVLVTLTLANLTTVKAYGNMESWFSMIKVVTIILMIVLGLMVILFGFGNHWQPIGFSNLWQHGPFFAGGFKGFMFALSIVMTSYQGIEVIGITAGETENPKHAIVASIRSIVARILIFYIGAIFVIITIYPWNQLDQVGSPFVETFSRVGITAAAGIINFVMLTAAMSALNSGIFSSSRMLYTLALNKELPPKFLGLSKHHVPTLPILAISGGIFLGIILNAVLPFFWRGSSNIFVLVYSASTLPGMVPWFIILWSQIKFRRENEQHLVEHPFKMPLAPYTNYFAMIMLLITLVYMVINPDTRVPLFIGLGFLIIMSIIFLLTRKRHAKNK from the coding sequence ATGGCAGAAAAACAAAACAGAGAATTAAATAGAGACTTATCGTCCCACCAAATGCAAATGATAGCCCTTGGTGGGACAATCGGTGTTGGTCTATTTATGGGATCAGCTTCAACAATTCAGTGGACAGGGGTTTCCGTTATATTGGCGTATGCACTTGCAGGATTTGTGCTTTATCTGGTCATGCGTGCGTTAGGTGAGATGCTGTATGTTGATCCATCTGTCGGATCCTTTGCAAACTATGCAACAAAATACATTCATCCACTAGCAGGCTATTTAACAGTCTGGGCAAACGTATTTCAGTGGCTCACAGTTGGCATATCAGAGACGATTGCAGTTGGCTTGTACTTGGACTTCTGGTTTCCTGGAATTCCGAGTTGGGTAACAGGAGTGGTTGTATTGGTAACGCTAACGTTAGCAAATCTAACCACTGTCAAAGCTTATGGGAATATGGAATCATGGTTTTCCATGATTAAAGTTGTGACGATTATTCTGATGATTGTTCTTGGCCTAATGGTTATTTTGTTTGGTTTTGGTAATCATTGGCAACCTATTGGTTTTTCTAATCTTTGGCAGCATGGGCCTTTTTTTGCAGGTGGGTTTAAAGGATTTATGTTTGCCTTATCAATTGTTATGACATCATATCAAGGTATCGAAGTGATTGGTATTACTGCCGGTGAAACCGAGAATCCAAAGCATGCAATTGTGGCGTCAATTAGATCAATTGTTGCCCGAATTTTAATTTTTTATATTGGGGCAATTTTCGTTATTATTACAATATATCCATGGAATCAATTGGATCAAGTCGGTTCGCCGTTTGTGGAAACTTTTTCACGTGTTGGTATTACAGCAGCAGCTGGAATCATTAATTTTGTGATGTTGACCGCAGCAATGTCAGCGCTGAATTCTGGTATTTTCAGTTCGAGTCGTATGTTGTATACCTTGGCACTGAATAAAGAATTACCACCAAAATTTTTAGGATTATCAAAACATCATGTCCCCACATTACCAATTTTAGCCATTTCAGGTGGTATTTTTCTGGGAATCATACTAAATGCAGTATTACCTTTTTTCTGGCGTGGTAGCTCAAATATTTTCGTGTTAGTGTATTCTGCTAGTACATTGCCTGGTATGGTACCATGGTTCATTATTTTGTGGAGTCAAATAAAGTTTAGACGTGAAAATGAGCAACATCTAGTTGAGCATCCGTTCAAAATGCCTTTAGCGCCTTACACAAATTACTTTGCCATGATAATGCTGCTGATTACGCTTGTATACATGGTAATCAATCCGGATACACGAGTACCACTATTTATTGGTTTGGGATTTCTGATTATCATGTCGATTATCTTTTTGTTGACACGTAAAAGGCATGCTAAAAATAAGTAG
- the rpoE gene encoding DNA-directed RNA polymerase subunit delta: MALTQLSSHPKEELALVEIASEILAEHKNVMPFSSLVQEIQDFLAVDAETFQSRLSQFYTDLNTDGSFISLGNNEWGLRAWYPVDAIDESIHEIDDDDDTPKRKKVTKKVNVFADASTDDDVIDYNDDDPEDEDFGEVSNDENGADDSEVADDDEDDDDEDVAVGDDESIDENLTELTGTNDLDDLSDGDIEK; the protein is encoded by the coding sequence ATGGCACTCACACAATTAAGCAGTCACCCAAAAGAAGAATTAGCGTTGGTTGAAATTGCTTCTGAAATTTTGGCGGAACATAAAAACGTTATGCCGTTTAGTTCACTAGTACAAGAAATTCAGGATTTTTTGGCAGTTGATGCCGAGACGTTCCAGTCACGTCTCTCACAATTTTATACAGATTTAAATACTGATGGTTCATTTATTTCCCTTGGAAACAATGAATGGGGCTTACGAGCTTGGTATCCCGTTGATGCTATTGATGAATCAATTCATGAAATTGATGATGATGATGATACACCAAAGCGTAAAAAAGTTACAAAGAAAGTCAACGTTTTTGCGGATGCATCTACAGATGATGACGTCATTGATTACAATGATGATGATCCAGAAGATGAAGATTTCGGTGAAGTTAGTAACGATGAAAATGGTGCTGATGATTCTGAAGTTGCAGATGATGACGAAGATGACGATGACGAAGATGTTGCTGTTGGCGATGATGAATCGATTGATGAAAATTTGACAGAACTTACCGGCACAAATGATTTAGATGATTTGAGCGACGGTGATATCGAAAAATGA
- a CDS encoding DUF1934 domain-containing protein, producing the protein MANDNVNIYLKTTINQAGESEVFEFDTTGEVLIKNGEFFLRYVEVIAGQNQTKVLFKIAGERARLNRSGDVLTKLSFSKGQRLPAHYQTPAGQMQLETYTTALSSQLDVIQLSGLANISYDLYANDAIIGQYDILLQFTQKSSKLN; encoded by the coding sequence ATGGCAAATGATAACGTCAATATTTATTTAAAAACAACAATCAATCAAGCGGGCGAGTCTGAAGTTTTTGAATTTGACACAACAGGGGAAGTATTAATAAAAAATGGGGAATTTTTTTTGCGTTATGTGGAAGTCATTGCCGGTCAAAATCAAACAAAAGTGTTATTTAAAATAGCAGGTGAGCGTGCGCGATTAAATCGGAGTGGTGATGTGTTGACAAAGCTTTCTTTCTCAAAGGGACAACGATTACCGGCGCACTATCAGACACCAGCAGGACAGATGCAGTTAGAAACATATACAACAGCCTTATCAAGTCAACTGGATGTGATACAGCTATCAGGTTTGGCAAATATTAGCTATGATCTTTACGCAAACGATGCAATTATAGGGCAATACGATATTTTGTTGCAATTTACGCAAAAATCTAGTAAACTTAATTAG
- a CDS encoding HD domain-containing protein, whose protein sequence is MLKDKLLNEKVLRDPIHNFIHIQDRVILDLINTSEFQRLRRIQQLGITSAVFHGAEHSRFGHSVGAYEIARRITEHFEQYYLSQTPDDGLWQKDERLVTLAAALLHDIGHGAFSHTFEHLFGTDHEAITREIITGDTEIHTVLASVAPDFPNKVASVIAKTYDNPQVVQLISSQLDVDRMDYLLRDAYFTGTKYGEFDIDRILRTMKPTKNGIAFDIAGMHAVEDYVVSRYQMYLQVYFHPVSRGMEVLLEHLLQRARELYRASGTHEKDFVGPLLTPLFNDTPLNIEDYLQIDDHVFMTYIAMWRHHPDPILSDLSQRFLDRRPLKSIIINDETAPLLEDLDQLVGIAGYNANYYTARNDAFDLPYDDYKPNVAKPRTQIDFVLDDGSHRELSELSPLVAAIKGKVSFDKRFYFPKEMLNIEPDELFADTFKTFRSYIHNNSLTTPNPES, encoded by the coding sequence ATGTTAAAAGATAAATTATTGAACGAAAAAGTACTCCGTGATCCTATTCACAACTTTATTCATATTCAAGATCGAGTCATTCTTGATTTAATCAACACAAGTGAATTTCAACGCTTACGACGTATTCAACAGCTAGGTATCACAAGTGCTGTTTTTCATGGTGCTGAGCATTCACGATTTGGTCATTCTGTTGGTGCCTACGAGATTGCTAGACGTATCACGGAACACTTTGAACAATACTATCTGTCTCAAACACCTGATGATGGCTTATGGCAAAAAGACGAACGGTTAGTAACCTTAGCAGCAGCTTTACTGCATGACATCGGTCATGGTGCATTTTCACACACTTTTGAACACCTATTTGGTACAGATCATGAGGCAATTACACGCGAAATCATCACAGGCGATACAGAAATACATACAGTATTGGCCAGTGTTGCGCCAGACTTTCCCAATAAAGTTGCCAGTGTCATTGCTAAAACCTATGATAATCCACAAGTTGTGCAATTAATTTCTAGCCAACTAGATGTCGATCGTATGGACTATTTATTGCGTGATGCGTATTTTACTGGTACGAAATATGGTGAGTTTGATATCGATCGTATTTTAAGAACAATGAAACCGACTAAAAATGGCATTGCTTTTGACATTGCGGGTATGCACGCTGTTGAGGATTATGTTGTTAGCCGTTATCAAATGTACCTGCAAGTATACTTTCATCCCGTATCACGTGGCATGGAAGTGCTGCTTGAGCATTTATTGCAGCGCGCACGTGAATTATATCGTGCCAGTGGAACACATGAAAAAGACTTTGTTGGCCCACTACTGACACCATTATTTAATGATACGCCTCTAAATATTGAAGACTATTTACAAATTGATGACCATGTTTTTATGACTTATATTGCTATGTGGCGCCATCACCCAGATCCAATTTTATCTGACTTATCACAACGTTTCCTAGATCGACGGCCATTAAAATCTATTATTATTAATGATGAAACAGCCCCGCTGCTAGAAGATCTAGACCAGCTAGTTGGCATTGCCGGCTATAATGCTAATTACTACACAGCACGTAATGATGCCTTTGATCTACCTTATGATGATTACAAGCCCAACGTCGCCAAACCACGAACGCAAATCGACTTTGTATTAGATGATGGCTCACATAGAGAGTTATCAGAGTTATCGCCACTTGTTGCTGCCATTAAAGGAAAAGTGTCATTTGATAAACGATTCTATTTTCCAAAAGAGATGTTAAATATTGAACCTGACGAATTATTTGCGGATACTTTTAAAACATTTCGTAGCTATATTCACAATAATTCACTCACGACGCCAAATCCCGAGAGTTAA
- a CDS encoding Xaa-Pro dipeptidyl-peptidase, which produces MTNIQQFGKKIVDKATEISELSTIGFYDETWEKADILNHLIRQALPEYHSHAIEDNWLTDHLATLELTILDFLRSQQPLTIPIFYTIAAQLLGFDDELQATNFDGRQVFKNTGLATTDVSDIYHAWYVLLNTHTKNGLMFVDELASHGYFKATNQRILFNGKSLVTYDTTDLIQETVWVETSVDSDNDGQLDLVQVDIQRPRSLEKLPVLFTASPYYQGMMVKENDAKIHDVNQPLTYKTPTQVSDMPTSHHDLKDSQTILPRAIAGVTTTATKTFTDLAGRAWDLNNYFLSRGFAVAYAAGIGTRHSDGMQDTGSPEQVESMKNVVEWLAGNRVAFTDRTSQIAISADWANHKIAMTGRSYLGTLATAVATTGVEGLKTIISEAAISDWYQYYRDNGLVIAPGGFPGEDMDVLAELVYSRMQDSADWSRTQESWHAYQNNTKQFQDRQNGNYDGYWDARNYLNQAKNIKVDIISVHGLNDWNVKPRQIYRLWQTLQGQGHQHKLILHQGQHININNNRSLDFADQINLWFSDKLLDLDINATAILPTVTWQDNTQAQTWHKLNGWGISANEKTYYLAANQLTIAPAGGEGSFTDYLPEVLFKKYTTNFNHWRDQTLQKVPELAHTQQHFRSDLIAKTQVINGESILHLRVKSSQNIGMVSAMLIDYGEDDYIKPHPTNQNVMVDRGVNFAKVALQEFELQNANHKMITIGHINLQNRTSSWQNDALVANEYVSITLKLQPTLYTLRAGHRLGLIIYATDFEMTIRGNQDITYTIDYENSQLTLPQ; this is translated from the coding sequence ATGACAAATATACAACAATTCGGCAAAAAAATAGTGGATAAAGCAACTGAAATATCTGAATTATCAACAATTGGCTTTTATGATGAGACATGGGAAAAGGCAGATATTTTGAATCATTTAATACGTCAGGCTTTGCCTGAGTACCATAGTCATGCCATAGAAGATAACTGGCTAACCGATCATTTGGCCACATTAGAGTTAACAATATTAGATTTTTTGAGAAGCCAACAACCGTTGACGATACCTATTTTTTATACAATTGCTGCACAGTTATTAGGCTTTGACGACGAATTGCAGGCGACCAATTTTGATGGGCGACAGGTCTTTAAAAATACTGGGCTTGCCACAACTGACGTATCAGATATTTATCACGCGTGGTATGTCCTTTTAAACACACATACGAAAAATGGCTTAATGTTTGTTGACGAGTTAGCAAGCCATGGTTATTTTAAAGCCACCAATCAGCGTATCTTATTTAATGGTAAGTCCTTAGTGACTTACGATACGACAGATTTAATTCAAGAAACCGTCTGGGTAGAAACATCAGTCGATTCGGATAATGATGGTCAACTAGATCTTGTGCAAGTTGATATTCAACGACCAAGATCTCTTGAAAAATTACCGGTTTTATTTACAGCATCACCGTATTATCAGGGAATGATGGTGAAAGAAAACGATGCGAAAATTCATGACGTTAATCAACCGTTGACATATAAAACACCAACGCAAGTGTCTGACATGCCAACTTCTCATCATGACTTGAAAGACAGCCAGACAATTTTACCACGAGCAATTGCGGGTGTAACAACAACTGCAACAAAAACCTTTACAGATCTTGCAGGTCGCGCTTGGGACTTAAACAATTATTTTCTATCACGCGGTTTTGCGGTAGCCTACGCTGCTGGTATTGGTACGAGGCATTCTGACGGCATGCAAGACACTGGTTCACCAGAACAGGTTGAGTCGATGAAGAACGTCGTTGAGTGGCTAGCGGGCAATCGTGTAGCTTTCACGGACAGGACAAGCCAGATTGCAATTAGTGCCGACTGGGCCAATCATAAAATTGCCATGACTGGTCGTTCTTATTTAGGCACGTTAGCTACCGCAGTAGCCACAACGGGTGTTGAGGGCTTGAAAACGATTATTTCTGAGGCGGCAATTTCTGATTGGTATCAATATTATCGAGATAATGGTTTAGTGATTGCACCTGGTGGTTTTCCAGGTGAAGACATGGATGTGTTAGCTGAATTAGTTTATAGTCGCATGCAGGATTCTGCTGATTGGTCACGCACACAAGAATCTTGGCATGCCTATCAGAATAACACGAAACAGTTTCAAGATCGTCAAAATGGCAATTATGATGGTTATTGGGATGCACGAAATTATCTGAATCAGGCCAAAAACATTAAGGTAGATATCATTTCTGTTCATGGCTTAAACGATTGGAATGTGAAGCCACGTCAAATTTATCGTTTGTGGCAAACACTGCAGGGACAAGGTCATCAACATAAATTAATTTTGCATCAAGGACAACATATTAACATTAACAATAATCGGTCGCTTGATTTTGCTGATCAAATCAACTTGTGGTTTTCTGATAAGTTATTAGATCTTGATATTAACGCCACAGCAATTTTACCAACAGTGACTTGGCAAGATAACACACAAGCGCAAACTTGGCATAAATTAAATGGTTGGGGCATATCAGCAAATGAGAAGACATATTATTTAGCAGCAAATCAACTAACCATAGCGCCTGCAGGTGGTGAAGGGAGCTTTACGGATTATTTGCCTGAGGTATTATTTAAAAAATATACAACGAATTTCAATCATTGGCGTGATCAAACTTTGCAAAAAGTACCAGAATTAGCACACACACAACAACATTTTAGAAGTGATCTTATCGCAAAAACGCAAGTCATTAATGGTGAAAGTATTCTACATTTGCGCGTTAAATCATCGCAAAATATTGGGATGGTCAGTGCGATGTTAATTGATTATGGTGAGGACGATTATATAAAGCCTCACCCGACTAATCAAAATGTCATGGTTGATCGTGGCGTTAATTTTGCCAAAGTCGCGTTACAAGAATTTGAGTTACAAAATGCGAATCACAAAATGATTACTATTGGGCATATTAATTTGCAAAATCGCACAAGTTCTTGGCAAAACGATGCATTAGTCGCCAATGAATATGTCTCAATAACCCTTAAATTGCAACCAACATTGTACACATTGCGTGCGGGACATCGATTAGGATTAATTATTTATGCCACCGATTTTGAAATGACGATACGAGGTAATCAGGATATTACTTACACAATTGATTATGAAAATAGTCAGTTAACGTTACCCCAATAA
- a CDS encoding MFS transporter, whose translation MTQSQTSNKEDNLMSSKMTSEQKVVLGSTTLGFTLDHMDATFLSFALAPMIAELHITGAQGGIIAAMSNWGALLGSVLFGILADRIGRVRVLSYTVMLVTFATVILAFLDNAHTIYASRFLLGMGTGGEYGVSMALIAESFRANRVGRMSSITAIGGQVGAILAAILATLIMPAFGWRGLFMIGFLPLIVVYIVRRHLKETPAFEQLKSDYKSGRKKFSFKFIANTPKRAYTSLVLIIMLTIQTSGYYGLMNWLPTIMRKQLGITATVTAGYVNLGMIPIILGMAVGMMTFGNILDRIGPRQAFAIFLVGSAIMIYTFTFAYNMWTLTILGAIVGFFSNGMYGGFGAVISRLYPAEIRATAANTLMGSGRALGAFSSVVIGWIMDNYDVAAVMLSLTIMYLISLAFMLTIPDFKKLGANSQYQETN comes from the coding sequence ATGACACAAAGTCAGACAAGTAACAAAGAAGACAATTTAATGTCAAGCAAGATGACTAGCGAACAAAAAGTGGTCCTTGGCTCTACAACACTAGGATTCACATTAGATCACATGGACGCAACATTTTTATCATTTGCCTTGGCACCAATGATTGCTGAATTGCACATTACTGGCGCGCAGGGTGGTATTATCGCTGCCATGTCTAACTGGGGTGCATTACTTGGTAGTGTTCTGTTTGGCATATTAGCTGATCGCATTGGTCGTGTGCGCGTCTTGTCATATACCGTGATGTTAGTGACATTTGCGACAGTTATTCTAGCATTTTTAGATAATGCACACACGATTTATGCCTCTCGTTTCTTATTAGGTATGGGTACTGGTGGTGAATACGGTGTCAGTATGGCATTGATTGCTGAAAGTTTTCGTGCTAATCGTGTCGGCAGAATGAGCTCAATTACAGCAATTGGGGGTCAAGTTGGGGCTATTTTGGCAGCAATTTTAGCAACGCTCATTATGCCAGCCTTTGGTTGGCGTGGTTTATTCATGATTGGGTTCCTACCACTAATCGTCGTTTATATTGTTCGTCGTCATTTAAAAGAAACGCCAGCGTTTGAACAACTTAAATCAGATTATAAATCAGGTCGAAAAAAATTCAGCTTTAAGTTTATCGCCAATACACCAAAACGTGCTTACACGTCACTTGTGTTGATTATTATGTTAACTATCCAAACGTCTGGGTATTATGGCTTGATGAATTGGTTACCAACAATCATGAGAAAGCAGTTGGGAATAACTGCAACTGTGACGGCAGGTTATGTGAATCTGGGTATGATCCCAATTATTTTGGGAATGGCTGTTGGAATGATGACATTTGGGAATATTTTAGATAGAATTGGACCACGACAGGCGTTTGCTATTTTCCTGGTTGGTTCTGCTATCATGATTTACACGTTTACGTTTGCTTATAATATGTGGACGCTAACCATATTGGGCGCTATCGTTGGTTTTTTCTCTAATGGCATGTACGGTGGTTTTGGTGCCGTTATTAGTCGTCTGTACCCAGCAGAAATCAGAGCAACGGCGGCTAACACGCTCATGGGATCGGGCCGTGCTTTAGGCGCTTTCTCGTCAGTTGTTATAGGTTGGATCATGGATAATTATGATGTCGCCGCAGTTATGTTGAGTTTGACAATTATGTACTTGATTAGTTTGGCATTCATGCTAACAATCCCAGACTTTAAAAAACTGGGGGCCAATAGTCAGTATCAAGAGACAAATTAA
- a CDS encoding M1 family metallopeptidase has protein sequence MAKLTRFYNSFQPNHYDIYLDIDRSAKKISGKTTISGIAQTSKIALHQKDLSVSTVQVDGQQVPFMLDSERDALNITLPNSGEIQITIDYTAPLTDTMMGIYPSYYEIDGEKKQIIGTQFETNFARQAFPCIDEPEAKATFDLAIKFDEQADETILANMPELRVENDIHYFDTTVKMSTYLVAFAFGELQKKQTQTDSGVKVGVYATKAHDPKTLDFALDIAKRSIEFFEDFYQTPYPLSQSNQLALPDFSAGAMENWGLVTYREAYLVLDPDNTALEAKQVVATVIAHELAHQWFGDLVTMKWWDDLWLNESFANMMEYVAIDALEPDWHIWELFQISDVPAALHRDATDGVQAVHVQVNHPAEIDSLFDAAIVYAKGARMLVMVRALIGDDALREGLKNYFAAHKYNNATGADLWQALGEASGQNIAAIMNSWLEQPGYPVISAEVIDGQLTLTQQQFFIGEGQAANRLWQIPINSNYEVAPKIMAEQKVVLGDYVTLRRDAGEAFYLNMRNESHFIVKYDATLLQDILTNVDQLDAITQRQIIQDMHILAQGRQIAFSEIVPLLLRFANSESKIVNDALYAVAQDLRQFMTPDSDEEKNLKQFYDKLSRQQFERLGWHAKNNESLDDELTRPYIVAAALFAENTEATTQAHELFKTHEGDLQNLKAEIRLFIIRNEVKNYGNQALFDTLFLNYRKSSDASYKKDLRAAITSVTDPQLMSQLVTAFKNSDVIKPQDLRGWFGSVLRNPHGQQAAWDWLRQDWDWLESKVGGDMEFTTYITVVASILKTAERLEEFRLFFEPKIDQPGLTREIKMDIRVISGRVALIESERNAVNQVIVDNI, from the coding sequence ATGGCTAAATTAACACGATTTTATAATTCATTTCAACCGAATCACTATGATATATATTTGGATATCGATCGATCGGCAAAAAAAATCAGTGGGAAAACAACGATTTCAGGGATAGCGCAAACTTCAAAAATTGCCCTACATCAAAAAGATTTGTCTGTTAGTACTGTACAAGTTGATGGTCAGCAAGTACCCTTTATGCTTGATAGTGAACGCGATGCACTTAATATAACATTACCAAACTCTGGGGAAATACAGATAACCATTGACTACACCGCACCGTTAACTGATACGATGATGGGTATTTATCCTTCTTACTACGAAATTGACGGCGAAAAAAAGCAAATTATTGGGACACAGTTTGAGACTAATTTTGCACGCCAAGCTTTTCCTTGTATTGATGAGCCAGAGGCTAAAGCAACATTTGATCTAGCCATTAAGTTTGATGAACAGGCAGACGAAACGATATTGGCTAATATGCCAGAACTACGCGTTGAAAATGATATCCATTATTTTGATACCACGGTCAAAATGTCAACTTATTTAGTTGCCTTTGCATTCGGTGAGTTACAAAAAAAGCAAACGCAAACGGACAGTGGGGTTAAGGTTGGTGTTTATGCGACAAAGGCACATGATCCTAAAACACTTGATTTTGCATTAGATATCGCTAAACGTTCAATTGAATTTTTTGAAGACTTTTATCAAACACCTTATCCATTATCACAATCAAATCAACTGGCATTACCTGACTTTTCAGCGGGCGCCATGGAAAACTGGGGCTTGGTCACTTACCGTGAAGCGTATTTGGTACTTGATCCAGACAATACGGCATTAGAAGCTAAACAGGTTGTGGCAACAGTGATTGCTCATGAACTCGCGCACCAATGGTTTGGTGATTTGGTGACGATGAAATGGTGGGACGATTTGTGGCTAAATGAAAGTTTTGCTAACATGATGGAATATGTTGCGATTGACGCGCTTGAACCTGATTGGCATATTTGGGAATTATTCCAGATATCTGATGTACCAGCAGCATTGCATCGTGATGCAACCGATGGCGTGCAAGCTGTGCATGTTCAAGTAAATCATCCAGCTGAAATTGATTCACTGTTTGATGCCGCAATTGTTTATGCAAAGGGTGCACGTATGCTTGTCATGGTACGTGCGTTAATTGGCGATGATGCTTTGCGTGAAGGGTTGAAGAATTATTTTGCTGCACATAAATATAATAACGCCACTGGTGCTGATTTGTGGCAAGCCTTGGGTGAGGCCTCCGGGCAAAATATTGCAGCTATCATGAATTCGTGGTTAGAACAACCAGGATATCCAGTCATTTCTGCCGAAGTGATTGATGGTCAGTTAACTTTAACACAGCAACAATTCTTTATCGGAGAAGGACAAGCTGCCAATCGTTTGTGGCAAATTCCTATTAACAGTAACTATGAAGTAGCGCCAAAAATAATGGCTGAACAAAAGGTTGTTCTAGGTGATTATGTGACGTTAAGACGAGATGCGGGCGAAGCATTTTATCTCAACATGAGAAATGAGTCACATTTTATTGTCAAATATGACGCCACTCTCCTACAAGATATTTTAACTAATGTTGACCAACTAGATGCGATTACACAACGTCAAATCATTCAAGATATGCATATACTTGCTCAGGGACGACAAATCGCATTTTCAGAAATTGTACCGTTACTCTTACGTTTTGCTAATAGTGAATCCAAGATTGTTAATGATGCGCTATATGCTGTTGCACAAGACTTACGTCAGTTTATGACACCTGATTCTGATGAAGAAAAAAACTTGAAACAGTTTTATGATAAATTGAGTCGTCAGCAATTTGAACGGTTAGGTTGGCATGCAAAAAATAATGAGTCACTTGATGATGAATTAACGCGTCCTTATATTGTTGCTGCGGCGTTATTTGCTGAAAATACAGAAGCAACTACACAAGCACATGAGTTATTCAAAACACATGAGGGCGACTTGCAGAATTTAAAAGCAGAAATACGGTTGTTTATTATCCGTAATGAAGTTAAAAATTACGGCAATCAGGCGTTATTTGATACGTTGTTCTTAAATTATCGCAAGTCCTCTGATGCAAGTTACAAAAAAGATTTGCGTGCGGCGATTACGAGTGTGACAGATCCACAACTTATGAGTCAATTAGTGACGGCATTTAAAAATTCAGATGTGATTAAACCACAAGATTTACGGGGATGGTTTGGGAGTGTTTTGCGTAATCCACATGGTCAACAAGCTGCTTGGGATTGGTTACGCCAAGATTGGGATTGGTTAGAATCTAAAGTTGGTGGTGATATGGAATTTACAACCTATATTACTGTGGTAGCTAGTATTTTAAAGACAGCTGAACGTTTAGAAGAGTTTAGGTTGTTTTTTGAACCAAAAATTGATCAACCTGGCTTAACCCGTGAAATTAAAATGGATATACGTGTGATTAGTGGTCGTGTGGCACTAATCGAATCTGAAAGGAATGCAGTGAACCAAGTAATAGTTGATAATATATAA
- a CDS encoding phosphoglycerate dehydrogenase, whose protein sequence is MTKQVYLPDDVPSVGKKILTEAGFEVVIGSGRERQTMKQEGAQASAVLIGTQTFDGDIMDSMPNLKVIARNGVGYDAVDVDAATKRGIYVVNTPKALSGSVAETAVSELLAISKNLYQNSAAIHDDNWNYRKAHPGRDVAGKTVGILGFGRIGQQVAKKLSGFDVKIIAYDPFAKSTNNVEIVDRETIFKTADYVMVHLPAIPETKHSIGSAEFKMMKNDAYLINMARGVIIVESELVTALKNGDIAGAALDVFEEEPLPVTNPLVGLDNVLLTPHIASNTIETKAQMATDATKDIVRVLQGKMPEANVNQLN, encoded by the coding sequence ATGACAAAGCAAGTATATTTACCAGATGATGTACCATCGGTTGGTAAGAAAATTTTAACTGAGGCCGGTTTTGAGGTTGTCATCGGTTCTGGACGTGAACGTCAGACAATGAAACAAGAAGGCGCGCAAGCGTCTGCAGTTTTGATTGGTACACAGACATTTGATGGTGATATTATGGACAGCATGCCCAATTTAAAAGTGATCGCCCGTAATGGTGTTGGTTATGATGCGGTTGATGTTGATGCAGCAACAAAACGTGGTATTTACGTGGTGAATACACCCAAAGCTTTGTCTGGTTCAGTTGCTGAAACAGCTGTCTCTGAATTATTAGCGATTAGCAAAAACTTGTATCAAAATTCAGCAGCAATTCATGATGACAACTGGAACTACCGTAAGGCGCATCCTGGTCGTGATGTTGCAGGCAAAACAGTAGGTATTCTTGGTTTTGGTCGTATTGGCCAACAAGTAGCCAAAAAGTTAAGTGGATTTGATGTTAAAATAATTGCTTATGATCCATTTGCAAAATCAACAAATAACGTTGAAATTGTTGATCGTGAAACGATTTTTAAAACTGCTGACTATGTCATGGTTCATTTACCGGCAATACCTGAAACAAAACATTCAATTGGTTCAGCTGAATTTAAAATGATGAAAAACGACGCCTATTTGATAAACATGGCTCGTGGGGTGATTATTGTTGAGTCAGAGTTAGTGACTGCTTTAAAAAATGGTGACATTGCTGGTGCTGCTCTGGATGTTTTTGAAGAAGAACCATTGCCGGTAACCAATCCTTTAGTTGGTTTAGACAATGTTTTGTTAACACCACACATTGCGTCTAACACGATTGAGACAAAGGCGCAGATGGCAACTGATGCAACAAAAGATATTGTGCGTGTGTTGCAGGGAAAAATGCCAGAAGCTAATGTGAATCAGTTAAATTAA